From the genome of Mucilaginibacter paludis DSM 18603:
TGTTTACGGATTAACCAAAGTACAATCAGGCGAGCTTGTTGAGTTTGACAACGCTTTGCAGGGTATCGTGTTGAACTTGGAAGAAGACAATGTTGGTGTTGTATTACTTGGCGCATCTGATGGTGTTAAGGAAGGCGATACTGTTAAACGTACCAGCAAAATCGCATCTATTAAGGTAGGTGAGGGTATGCTTGGCCGTGTAGTAAACACTTTAGGTGAGCCGATTGATGGTAAAGGACCAATTGCAGGTATCACCTACGAAATGCCTTTGGAGCGTAAAGCACCAGGGGTAATTTACAGGCAACCGGTTACGGAGCCTTTGCAAACAGGTATTAAGGCTATCGATGCCATGATTCCGATTGGCCGCGGACAACGCGAGTTGGTTATTGGTGACAGGCAGACAGGTAAAACTGCGGTTTGTATTGATACTATTATTAACCAGAAAGAGTTTTACGAAGCTGGTAAACCAGTATATTGTATTTATGTAGCTATCGGCCAGAAAAACTCAACCGTAGCTAACATTTTGCGTACCCTGGAAGAGAATGGTGCTATGCCTTACTCTATCATTGTTGCAGCATCTGCTGCAGACCCTGCGCCAATGCAGTTTTTTGCGCCATTTGCTGGTGCCGCTATCGGCGAATTTTTCCGTGATACCGGACGTCCTGCATTAATTGTTTATGATGATTTATCAAAACAAGCGGTAGCTTACCGTGAGGTGTCTTTATTATTACGTCGTCCACCGGGCCGTGAGGCTTATCCTGGTGACGTGTTTTACCTGCACAGTCGTTTGTTAGAGCGTGCCGCTAAAATCAACTCGGTTGATTCAATTGCGCAGGATATGAATGATTTGCCGGAGTCTATCAAGCATATTGTTAAAGGTGGTGGCTCGTTAACAGCGTTGCCAATTATCGAAACACAAGCTGGTGACGTATCGGCTTATATCCCAACCAACGTAATCTCGATCACCGACGGACAGATCTTCCTTGAATCAAACTTGTTTAACGCAGGGGTTCGCCCGGCTATCAACGTAGGTATCTCGGTATCACGTGTGGGTGGTAACGCGCAGATCAAGTCGATGAAAAAGGTTGCAGGTACCTTAAAGTTAGATCAGGCTCAATACCGCGAGTTAGAGGCTTTCTCTAAATTCGGTTCAGACCTTGACGCTTCAACCAAAACCGTACTGGATAAAGGAGCACGTAACGTGGAGATTTTAAAGCAAGGCCAGTTTTCACCTTTAACAGTTGAAAAGCAAGTTGCTATTATCTACATCGGGACCAAAAATTTAATGCGTAACATACCTGTTAATAAGGTAAGAGAGTTTGAGACTGAGTTTTTAAGCCAGCTTGAGCTGCGTAATCCTGAAGTTTTATCGGCTTTAAAGGCAGGTAAATTTGATGATAGCCTAACAGGCGTGTTGGAGACTGTAGCTAAGGAATTGGCTGGAAAATATTAATGAGATGTGCGTAGTTGGTATTGCGTATTGCGATTAAATGCCAATACTAACTATTCGATGTAATAAAGAGGAAGGTATAGTTGCCCCGAGATTAAAATAATCTCAATACGCGCTACGCTTTAATCAATACCCACAAAAATGGCAAACTTAAAAGAAGTAAGAAACCGGATAGCGTCCGTTAAGTCAACCCAGCAAATCACCAAGGCCATGAAAATGGTTTCGGCGGCTAAACTGAAGCGGGCTACTGATGCTATTGTGCAGTTACG
Proteins encoded in this window:
- the atpA gene encoding F0F1 ATP synthase subunit alpha, producing MVEVRPDEVSAILRQQLSGFKSASELEEVGTVLQVGDGIARVYGLTKVQSGELVEFDNALQGIVLNLEEDNVGVVLLGASDGVKEGDTVKRTSKIASIKVGEGMLGRVVNTLGEPIDGKGPIAGITYEMPLERKAPGVIYRQPVTEPLQTGIKAIDAMIPIGRGQRELVIGDRQTGKTAVCIDTIINQKEFYEAGKPVYCIYVAIGQKNSTVANILRTLEENGAMPYSIIVAASAADPAPMQFFAPFAGAAIGEFFRDTGRPALIVYDDLSKQAVAYREVSLLLRRPPGREAYPGDVFYLHSRLLERAAKINSVDSIAQDMNDLPESIKHIVKGGGSLTALPIIETQAGDVSAYIPTNVISITDGQIFLESNLFNAGVRPAINVGISVSRVGGNAQIKSMKKVAGTLKLDQAQYRELEAFSKFGSDLDASTKTVLDKGARNVEILKQGQFSPLTVEKQVAIIYIGTKNLMRNIPVNKVREFETEFLSQLELRNPEVLSALKAGKFDDSLTGVLETVAKELAGKY